From a region of the Lactuca sativa cultivar Salinas chromosome 4, Lsat_Salinas_v11, whole genome shotgun sequence genome:
- the LOC111901955 gene encoding uncharacterized protein LOC111901955 isoform X1 produces the protein MEYFQRAKAVRLRSHHRKYLLADDDGEHVIQDRQGTFKNARWKVEFDDKYDNVIRLKSCFGRYLTASEDPHILGVTGQKVIQSVPRKINSSVEWEPILEASKVRLKTRYGNYLRANGGVPPWRNSITHDIPHRHRNWILWDVEIVEIRLHPPKRKSDPSLDLDLDSSSFHLLSCPFPMGSDPNSGNSKNEGRMIYYKLVDDDGEIYDAEGSFLFKGNTIEDLTQNLEEETELENITVCSRNPLNGRLYPLRLALPPNNTTLNIIVVPETSKGFEFEEAFSHFDFGSVICVCS, from the exons ATGGAGTATTTCCAGAGGGCAAAAGCCGTTCGGCTACGGAGCCACCACCGGAAGTACCTATTAGCAGATGACGACGGCGAACATGTGATCCAAGACCGGCAAGGCACATTCAAGAACGCGAGATGGAAGGTTGAATTCGACGATAAATACGACAATGTGATTAgattaaaatcgtgttttggccggTATCTCACCGCTTCCGAAGATCCACACATCCTCGGCGTCACCGGTCAAAAAGTCATTCAAAGTGTTCCCCGTAAAATTAATTCCTCCGTCGAATGGGAACCGATTCTAGAAGCTTCAAAAGTCCGGCTCAAAACCCGATACGGGAATTATCTACGAGCTAACGGCGGAGTTCCTCCATGGAGAAATTCGATTACACATGATATTCCTCATCGGCATCGCAATTGGATCTTATGGGATGTTGAAATCGTGGAAATTAGGCTTCATCCACCAAAACGGAAATCAGATCCGTCCTTGGATCTCGATCTGGATAGTTCATCTTTTCATCTCCTATCCTGCCCCTTCCCTATG GGGAGCGATCCAAATTCCGGGAATTCGAAGAACGAAGGGAGGATGATTTATTACAAATTGGTGGATGATGATGGCGAGATTTATGATGCGGAAGGATCGTTTCTGTTTAAGGGTAACACCATAGAGgatttgactcaaaatttggagGAAGAAACAGAACTGGAGAATATTACTGTGTGTTCACGCAACCCTTTGAACGGCAGACTTTATCCCCTCCGGCTAGCTCTGCCGCCGAATAACACAACGCTGAATATTATTGTAGTTCCTGAAACCTCCAAAGGTTTTGAATTTGAAGAAGctttttctcattttgatttTGGTTCTGTCATCTGTGTGTGTTCCTAA
- the LOC111901955 gene encoding uncharacterized protein LOC111901955 isoform X2, which produces MEYFQRAKAVRLRSHHRKYLLADDDGEHVIQDRQGTFKNARWKVEFDDKYDNVIRLKSCFGRYLTASEDPHILGVTGQKVIQSVPRKINSSVEWEPILEASKVRLKTRYGNYLRANGGVPPWRNSITHDIPHRHRNWILWDVEIVEIRLHPPKRKSDPSLDLDLDSSSFHLLSCPFPMGSDPNSGNSKNEGRMIYYKLVDDDGEIYDAEGSFLFKGNTIEDLTQNLEEETELENITVCSRNPLNGRLYPLRLALPPNNTTLNIIVVPETSKAAKDFQTI; this is translated from the exons ATGGAGTATTTCCAGAGGGCAAAAGCCGTTCGGCTACGGAGCCACCACCGGAAGTACCTATTAGCAGATGACGACGGCGAACATGTGATCCAAGACCGGCAAGGCACATTCAAGAACGCGAGATGGAAGGTTGAATTCGACGATAAATACGACAATGTGATTAgattaaaatcgtgttttggccggTATCTCACCGCTTCCGAAGATCCACACATCCTCGGCGTCACCGGTCAAAAAGTCATTCAAAGTGTTCCCCGTAAAATTAATTCCTCCGTCGAATGGGAACCGATTCTAGAAGCTTCAAAAGTCCGGCTCAAAACCCGATACGGGAATTATCTACGAGCTAACGGCGGAGTTCCTCCATGGAGAAATTCGATTACACATGATATTCCTCATCGGCATCGCAATTGGATCTTATGGGATGTTGAAATCGTGGAAATTAGGCTTCATCCACCAAAACGGAAATCAGATCCGTCCTTGGATCTCGATCTGGATAGTTCATCTTTTCATCTCCTATCCTGCCCCTTCCCTATG GGGAGCGATCCAAATTCCGGGAATTCGAAGAACGAAGGGAGGATGATTTATTACAAATTGGTGGATGATGATGGCGAGATTTATGATGCGGAAGGATCGTTTCTGTTTAAGGGTAACACCATAGAGgatttgactcaaaatttggagGAAGAAACAGAACTGGAGAATATTACTGTGTGTTCACGCAACCCTTTGAACGGCAGACTTTATCCCCTCCGGCTAGCTCTGCCGCCGAATAACACAACGCTGAATATTATTGTAGTTCCTGAAACCTCCAAAG CTGCAAAGGATTTCCAGACGATTTAA